A genomic segment from Hyalangium minutum encodes:
- a CDS encoding response regulator transcription factor gives MVPSKVSHAPSLLLVDDDVVFRERLGRAFRERGYEVVMAGSVDEALVAARQDSPELAVVDLRMPGRGGLELVRELRALDASTRILVLTGYGSIATAVEAVRLGALNYVPKPADVDDLLVALARGMGEPSPAVGEDVQAPSLARAEWEHIQRVLADCAGNISEAARRLGLHRRSLQRKLQKYPPQQ, from the coding sequence ATGGTGCCTTCGAAAGTCTCCCACGCCCCTTCCCTGCTGCTGGTAGACGACGACGTGGTGTTCCGCGAGCGGCTGGGGCGCGCCTTCCGCGAGCGGGGCTACGAAGTGGTGATGGCGGGCTCGGTGGACGAGGCGCTGGTGGCCGCGCGGCAGGACTCTCCGGAGCTGGCGGTGGTGGACCTGCGGATGCCGGGGCGCGGCGGGCTGGAGCTGGTCCGCGAGCTGCGGGCGCTGGATGCCTCCACGCGCATCCTGGTGCTCACGGGCTACGGCAGCATCGCCACGGCGGTGGAGGCGGTGCGGCTCGGGGCGCTCAACTACGTGCCGAAGCCCGCGGATGTGGATGATCTGCTGGTGGCCCTGGCCCGAGGGATGGGGGAGCCGAGCCCCGCGGTGGGTGAGGACGTCCAGGCGCCTTCGCTGGCACGCGCCGAGTGGGAGCACATCCAGCGGGTGCTGGCCGACTGCGCGGGTAACATTTCGGAGGCGGCTCGGCGGCTAGGGCTCCACCGGCGTTCCCTCCAGCGCAAGCTGCAGAAGTACCCACCGCAGCAATAG
- a CDS encoding ATP-binding protein — protein sequence MRDAHAINLSWLLRLRWGQVVGQGALVLLAHLGLGMPLPLVPLFATVGVAAASNMALGLWARRQRDIQEWMLCAVMALDVVLLTVLLDLSGGPFNPFSTLYLVHIALAAVVLHARWTWALTALALGCFGALFVRHLWIPGRQAGSGHHHIDDVPLHLEGMWVAFGLASGFIVYFVQRVTRALAEREAELVAARAVTARNEKLAALATLAAGAAHELSTPLSTIAVVAKELARRAELSPEGREDAELIRQQVGRCRDILAQMAADAGASRGEAFVSVAPAALVEQALEGLRGRERVKVEADGRCREEPVSLPARALTHAIRGVVKNALQASAETAPVRLGLRRDEAGWRLSVEDEGVGMPAEVLARAGEPFFTTKPPGEGMGLGLFLARAVLDQLGGQLEVRSAPGNGTRVELTWPAERLRQFARLSSEAGGASLRSPVA from the coding sequence GTGCGCGACGCCCACGCCATCAACCTCTCGTGGCTGCTGAGGCTGCGGTGGGGGCAGGTGGTCGGGCAGGGGGCGCTGGTGCTGCTGGCGCACCTGGGGCTGGGCATGCCGCTGCCGCTGGTGCCGCTGTTCGCCACCGTGGGCGTGGCGGCGGCGAGCAACATGGCGCTGGGGCTGTGGGCCCGCCGGCAGAGGGACATCCAGGAGTGGATGCTCTGTGCGGTGATGGCGCTGGATGTGGTGCTGCTCACGGTGCTGCTGGACTTGAGCGGCGGTCCGTTCAACCCGTTCAGCACGTTGTACCTGGTGCACATCGCGCTGGCGGCGGTGGTGCTGCACGCGCGGTGGACGTGGGCACTGACGGCGCTGGCGCTGGGGTGCTTCGGGGCGTTGTTCGTCCGGCACCTGTGGATCCCCGGCCGACAGGCTGGGAGCGGGCATCACCACATCGATGATGTGCCGCTGCACCTGGAAGGGATGTGGGTGGCGTTCGGGCTGGCCTCGGGCTTCATCGTCTACTTCGTGCAGCGGGTGACGCGGGCGCTGGCCGAGCGCGAGGCCGAGCTGGTGGCCGCGCGCGCGGTGACGGCTCGGAACGAGAAGCTGGCGGCGCTGGCCACACTGGCGGCGGGCGCGGCGCACGAGCTGTCCACGCCGCTGTCGACCATCGCGGTGGTGGCCAAGGAGCTGGCGCGGCGGGCGGAGCTCTCTCCCGAGGGCCGGGAGGACGCGGAGCTCATTCGCCAGCAGGTGGGCCGGTGCCGCGACATCCTCGCGCAGATGGCGGCCGATGCGGGGGCCAGCCGGGGTGAGGCCTTCGTCTCGGTGGCGCCCGCGGCCCTGGTGGAGCAGGCGCTCGAGGGGCTGCGGGGCCGGGAGCGCGTGAAGGTGGAGGCGGATGGGCGCTGCCGGGAGGAGCCGGTGTCCCTGCCCGCGCGGGCCCTGACGCATGCGATTCGAGGCGTGGTGAAGAACGCGCTCCAGGCCTCGGCGGAGACGGCGCCAGTGCGGCTGGGACTGAGGCGCGATGAAGCGGGCTGGCGGCTGTCGGTGGAGGACGAGGGCGTGGGCATGCCGGCGGAGGTGCTGGCACGCGCGGGAGAGCCCTTCTTCACCACGAAGCCGCCCGGGGAGGGCATGGGGCTGGGGCTGTTCCTGGCACGCGCGGTGCTGGACCAGCTCGGAGGGCAGCTGGAGGTGCGATCGGCACCGGGGAATGGGACGCGGGTGGAGCTGACGTGGCCGGCCGAGCGCCTGCGACAATTTGCCCGGTTGTCCTCGGAGGCGGGTGGGGCGAGCCTCCGGTCTCCGGTTGCTTGA